In the genome of Gloeotrichia echinulata CP02, one region contains:
- a CDS encoding CHASE2 domain-containing protein, producing the protein MSKQLGKFFLKFFFGRKQPLGRGNREFITATSVAVCILLLRSIGLLQSLELAALDQLFRLRPNEPPEERITIVAIDEASLREVGSWPIPDGVIAQLLQKLTAQNPRALGLDIYRDLPVEPGHEELENAFRSMPNLIGIEQLANNKNASVLPPPVLNQLDKVGFNNVLYDPDGKIRRSLLYWHIDNQAHESFALKLALLYLKSYGITPKTAASNPEYLQLGKAVFTPFRAADGAYVGADAGGYQILSNFPKPICRRSCTESSHYRQVSMRDVLANRVPKSWISDRIVLIGSTAPSLQDFVFIPHSSKLIGTAKPVAGIELQAYFISELISSAVQGRPLLKVWSKLLEYLWIFTWSYVGAVTTWRIRHPKKSILTVVLSCLLLAGSSYLAFLSGWWIPIIPSLLTFGTSAIWMTCYIAYMQEELKRSKEFLHQVINTIADPVFVKNEQHQWIVLNEAYCQFIGYPNRLLIEKSDYDFFPKHEADVFRQQDSLVFKTQQSREHEEKFTDANGITYLIATKRSLHKDAAGNYFLVGVIRDITKRKLIEQQLKRTAADLFRSNNELKRKEDHLRYIAYHDPLTGLSNRKFFAEQIYESLHWAQINNLLLALLFIDLDGFKQVNDTLGHEMGDRLLVTIAQRLSNSLRGSDTVSRLGGDEFTVILRSIPNVQVAAKVAEKILCTITEPIVLDGYTTSVSASIGISIYPLNSQDTETLIKQADTAMYTAKRLGKNRYEFA; encoded by the coding sequence ATGAGTAAGCAGCTAGGTAAGTTTTTTCTGAAATTCTTTTTTGGACGCAAACAACCGCTTGGTAGAGGTAACAGAGAATTCATTACGGCCACCAGCGTTGCAGTTTGCATCTTACTTTTACGCTCTATTGGATTGTTGCAATCTCTAGAGTTGGCAGCTTTGGATCAATTATTTCGCTTGCGTCCAAATGAACCACCAGAAGAACGTATTACTATTGTAGCGATTGATGAAGCTTCTTTACGCGAAGTAGGTTCCTGGCCGATACCAGATGGCGTTATTGCCCAGTTGTTGCAAAAATTAACAGCCCAAAACCCCCGCGCTCTTGGTTTAGATATCTACCGAGATTTACCAGTAGAGCCTGGTCATGAAGAGCTAGAGAATGCTTTTAGGTCAATGCCAAACTTGATTGGGATTGAACAATTGGCAAATAACAAGAACGCCAGCGTTTTACCGCCACCAGTCCTGAATCAACTTGACAAAGTGGGTTTTAACAATGTGTTGTATGATCCTGATGGTAAAATCCGTCGCAGCTTGTTGTATTGGCACATTGATAATCAGGCTCACGAAAGTTTTGCCCTCAAGCTAGCTTTATTGTATTTAAAGTCTTACGGAATTACTCCGAAAACAGCAGCCAGCAACCCTGAGTATTTGCAGTTGGGAAAGGCCGTGTTTACTCCGTTTCGCGCTGCAGATGGTGCCTATGTGGGAGCTGATGCTGGAGGCTACCAAATTTTGTCTAACTTTCCCAAACCCATCTGTCGCAGGTCATGTACAGAATCCTCTCATTATCGCCAGGTATCCATGAGGGATGTCCTAGCTAATAGAGTACCAAAAAGCTGGATCAGCGATCGCATTGTATTGATTGGTTCCACCGCTCCCAGTCTGCAAGATTTTGTCTTTATCCCACACTCAAGCAAGTTAATCGGTACGGCAAAGCCTGTTGCTGGCATTGAGCTGCAAGCTTATTTTATCAGTGAATTAATTTCATCTGCCGTCCAAGGCCGACCGTTACTCAAAGTCTGGTCTAAGTTACTGGAATATTTGTGGATTTTTACTTGGTCTTATGTAGGTGCGGTCACAACCTGGCGCATCAGACACCCAAAAAAGAGTATTCTCACGGTTGTGCTTTCTTGCTTGTTGCTGGCTGGGAGTTCTTACCTAGCGTTTCTCTCCGGTTGGTGGATACCAATTATTCCTTCATTACTTACCTTTGGTACTTCCGCTATTTGGATGACCTGTTATATTGCCTACATGCAGGAAGAGTTAAAACGTTCCAAAGAGTTTCTGCATCAAGTGATCAATACGATTGCTGACCCAGTTTTTGTCAAAAATGAACAACATCAATGGATTGTTTTAAATGAGGCCTATTGTCAATTTATTGGTTATCCAAATCGCCTGTTAATTGAAAAATCAGACTATGACTTCTTCCCAAAACATGAAGCTGATGTGTTTCGCCAACAAGATTCGCTGGTTTTCAAGACTCAGCAATCGCGAGAACATGAAGAAAAATTCACTGATGCTAATGGTATTACCTATCTGATTGCGACTAAGCGATCGCTCCACAAAGACGCTGCTGGTAATTACTTTTTAGTTGGGGTCATTCGCGATATTACTAAGCGCAAGCTGATCGAACAACAACTCAAGCGCACTGCTGCCGATTTATTCCGTTCTAACAATGAATTAAAACGCAAAGAAGACCACTTGCGTTATATAGCATATCACGACCCCCTGACCGGTCTATCCAATCGCAAATTTTTTGCTGAACAAATTTATGAGTCCCTCCATTGGGCGCAAATTAACAATTTGTTGCTAGCTCTGCTGTTTATTGACCTCGATGGCTTTAAGCAAGTCAATGATACCCTTGGCCACGAAATGGGCGATCGCTTGCTGGTGACTATCGCTCAACGACTCAGCAATTCTTTACGTGGTAGTGATACGGTTTCTCGCTTGGGTGGCGATGAATTTACCGTTATTTTGCGGTCTATTCCCAACGTGCAAGTAGCTGCTAAAGTTGCCGAAAAAATCTTATGCACGATTACCGAACCAATTGTTTTGGATGGATATACTACGTCTGTCTCCGCCAGTATAGGCATCAGTATCTACCCACTCAATAGTCAAGACACTGAAACTTTAATTAAACAAGCAGATACCGCCATGTATACTGCCAAGCGCCTCGGTAAAAACCGTTATGAGTTTGCTTGA
- the nadB gene encoding L-aspartate oxidase encodes MPQINIPNQFDVLVVGAGAAGLYTVLCLPQNLQVGLITKESVSLSASDWAQGGIAAAIAPEDSPAMHIQDTIKAGAGLCDVTAVEFLAQEAPKCIQSLVNLGVAFDRHGQALALTLEAAHSHHRVLHAADTTGREVITTLTAQVLRRQNIQVIQQALALSLWMEPQSGRCQGISLFYQGEITWIRAGAVVLATGGGGQVFAQTTNPAVSTGDGVAIAWRSGAILRDLEFIQFHPTALTKPGADRFLISEAVRGEGAHLIDDQGRRFAFDYHPAGELAPRDIVSRAIFSHLQRTTTDITTANVWLDMRPIPADKIRHRFPNIIKVCQRWGIDVFTEPIPVAPAAHYWMGGIVTDLQNRTNIPDLYAVGESASTGVHGANRLASNSLLECIVFGAQMANIKLAPVALESETPALPLRKYIADVSEWHKQQAQLEEIRLKLPRLVWQTAGICREQTGLETAIATIESWQQDFAALPLTQFLLSLSPTEPASLDLPEVEQQLRLWAQTRNLIDVAALILKSAAFRTESRGGHYRLDYPHPDPDWQAHTLIQKYHWWKSSLLNK; translated from the coding sequence TTGCCTCAGATAAATATTCCTAACCAGTTTGATGTATTAGTAGTTGGTGCTGGTGCTGCTGGACTGTACACGGTGCTTTGTCTACCACAAAACTTACAAGTCGGTTTAATTACTAAAGAATCTGTTTCTTTGTCGGCTAGCGATTGGGCGCAAGGTGGTATTGCGGCGGCAATTGCCCCAGAAGATTCACCTGCAATGCATATTCAAGATACAATCAAGGCAGGCGCTGGTTTGTGTGATGTCACAGCGGTAGAATTTCTTGCCCAAGAAGCCCCTAAATGTATACAATCTCTGGTAAACTTGGGGGTAGCTTTTGACCGTCATGGTCAAGCTTTAGCTTTAACTTTAGAAGCAGCCCATTCTCACCACCGAGTTCTCCACGCAGCAGACACCACAGGTAGGGAAGTCATCACCACTCTGACAGCGCAAGTCCTACGACGCCAGAATATTCAAGTCATTCAACAGGCTTTGGCCTTGAGTTTGTGGATGGAACCCCAAAGTGGGCGCTGTCAAGGAATTAGTCTATTTTATCAAGGGGAAATTACATGGATTAGGGCTGGTGCTGTGGTACTAGCAACCGGTGGTGGTGGTCAGGTATTTGCCCAAACGACTAATCCTGCTGTGAGTACAGGCGATGGAGTGGCGATCGCTTGGCGTTCGGGGGCTATCCTCCGCGACTTAGAATTTATCCAGTTTCACCCCACAGCCCTCACCAAACCAGGCGCTGATCGCTTTTTGATTAGTGAAGCTGTACGCGGCGAAGGGGCACACCTAATTGATGACCAAGGACGCCGTTTTGCCTTTGACTACCACCCAGCCGGTGAACTCGCACCTAGAGATATAGTCAGTAGAGCAATTTTTAGCCATTTGCAACGCACCACCACAGATATTACCACAGCCAATGTGTGGTTGGATATGCGCCCCATACCCGCCGACAAAATTCGTCATCGGTTTCCCAATATTATCAAAGTTTGTCAGCGTTGGGGCATTGATGTTTTCACAGAACCCATTCCCGTTGCACCTGCAGCCCATTACTGGATGGGAGGAATTGTTACAGATCTTCAAAATCGCACGAATATTCCCGATTTGTACGCGGTGGGAGAAAGCGCTAGTACGGGCGTACATGGAGCAAATCGTTTAGCGAGTAATTCCCTACTCGAATGTATTGTATTTGGGGCACAGATGGCTAATATTAAGTTGGCCCCTGTAGCTTTAGAGTCAGAGACACCAGCGCTACCATTGCGGAAATATATCGCCGATGTCAGTGAATGGCACAAGCAACAAGCACAACTAGAAGAAATACGGTTGAAATTACCCCGTCTAGTGTGGCAAACTGCGGGAATATGTCGAGAACAAACTGGGTTAGAAACAGCGATCGCGACAATAGAATCTTGGCAACAAGATTTTGCTGCCTTACCTTTAACTCAATTTTTGCTGAGTTTAAGTCCCACAGAACCAGCTAGTTTAGATCTACCAGAGGTAGAACAACAATTGCGACTTTGGGCGCAAACCCGCAATTTAATAGATGTAGCCGCCTTAATTCTCAAAAGTGCTGCTTTTAGAACCGAAAGCCGAGGTGGACACTACCGCCTAGATTATCCTCACCCAGACCCTGATTGGCAAGCCCACACACTTATACAAAAATACCATTGGTGGAAATCCTCACTCTTGAATAAATGA
- the psbU gene encoding photosystem II complex extrinsic protein PsbU yields MKGLVRLLTVFSLLLGCWGWLGTTGPAQAVSFNTLAFPQVPVLAVGQNKADAKLGTEFGKKIDLNNTNVRAFQQYPGLYPTLAKKIIKNAPYKKVEDVLNIKGLKTRQTELLQANLDNFTVTEKAPEFNEGDDRFNNGIYR; encoded by the coding sequence GTGAAAGGATTGGTACGTTTATTAACAGTATTTAGTTTGTTGCTGGGCTGCTGGGGATGGTTAGGCACAACTGGGCCAGCCCAAGCTGTCAGTTTCAACACTTTGGCGTTTCCTCAAGTCCCCGTGTTGGCGGTTGGTCAAAATAAGGCTGACGCCAAGCTAGGAACGGAATTCGGTAAAAAAATTGATTTGAATAACACCAACGTCCGCGCTTTTCAACAGTATCCAGGGCTTTATCCCACCCTGGCTAAGAAAATCATCAAAAATGCTCCTTACAAAAAGGTGGAGGATGTATTGAATATTAAGGGATTGAAGACTCGCCAAACAGAACTCCTCCAAGCTAACCTAGATAACTTCACGGTGACGGAAAAAGCACCTGAGTTCAACGAGGGAGACGATCGCTTTAACAACGGTATCTATAGATAA
- a CDS encoding IS607 family transposase: MMQHVTPKEAAKILGVHVSSLRRWENEGKLRAIRTPGGQRRFVLEEVEKVAGVSRTVRTVCYGRVSTNGQQDDLQRQLEHLRTRHPEAEIISEVGSGLNFKRKKFLAILERIIDGDIQRLVIAHPDRLVRFGFELVKWLCTKFECELLVLNDRKLSPEQELVQDMLSIIHCFSSRLYGLRKYKSTIFEELQKESEAQSIDKAVTEQCIENQAIS, from the coding sequence TTGATGCAACATGTCACCCCCAAGGAAGCAGCTAAAATCCTTGGTGTCCACGTCTCCAGTCTTAGAAGGTGGGAGAACGAAGGAAAGCTTAGAGCAATCCGTACACCAGGCGGTCAAAGGAGATTCGTCCTCGAAGAAGTTGAAAAAGTCGCGGGAGTGTCCAGGACAGTTAGAACTGTTTGCTACGGGCGAGTCTCGACTAATGGACAGCAAGACGATTTGCAACGACAACTTGAACACTTACGCACGCGACACCCAGAGGCAGAAATCATTTCAGAAGTTGGAAGCGGACTCAATTTTAAACGGAAAAAATTCCTCGCAATTTTGGAACGAATCATCGACGGCGATATCCAACGTCTTGTCATTGCCCACCCTGACCGACTTGTCCGGTTCGGATTTGAATTGGTTAAGTGGTTATGCACAAAATTTGAGTGCGAACTCTTGGTTCTCAATGACCGCAAACTCTCTCCAGAGCAAGAACTCGTACAAGATATGTTGTCCATCATTCACTGTTTCTCTAGCAGGTTATACGGACTTAGAAAATACAAATCAACAATCTTTGAAGAGTTACAAAAAGAAAGCGAGGCACAAAGCATCGACAAAGCAGTCACCGAACAGTGTATTGAAAATCAGGCTATTTCCTAG
- a CDS encoding transposase, with translation MKIRLFPSKELHQVWKRWLAAYRYYFNQCISFLHKNYDAQTRIIIVKKTNKEKEVKISAQELDKIAQKMDVPAWVKTLPGHQRQEACFEAFDAFKQARSQGGNAKFKSCKATSQAIQFKVGNFKNGTWYCNTTKGLKFTTIGQTTPFQCEYGTELVYRRGKWFGCFPQYKDVTPSGSDRVIALDPGNRTFLTGFDGENVLEIGKGDIGRIQRLCQHLDNLISRSTKTTCRKRRKMRIAANRVRERIQNLIKDLHNKAVNLLVNAYKVIYLPTFDSSQMVIKKRNGKRRKINSKSVRQMLTLSHYKFEQHLKQAASKKGVIIVLCNESYTSKTCGNCGHIHHKLGGNKVFKCPHCGIQISRDVNGARNILLRALQATAFTVTYDSIVLSDSCLRHATRTELTDAIVNHV, from the coding sequence TTGAAAATCAGGCTATTTCCTAGCAAAGAACTACATCAAGTTTGGAAGCGTTGGCTTGCTGCTTATCGCTATTACTTCAATCAATGTATTAGTTTTCTTCACAAGAATTATGATGCCCAGACTCGAATAATTATTGTCAAGAAAACCAACAAAGAAAAAGAAGTTAAAATATCTGCCCAAGAGTTGGATAAAATAGCTCAAAAAATGGATGTGCCAGCATGGGTCAAGACATTACCAGGACATCAGCGTCAAGAGGCGTGTTTTGAAGCATTTGACGCATTTAAACAAGCTCGTAGTCAGGGTGGCAATGCTAAGTTCAAAAGCTGTAAAGCAACAAGCCAAGCTATCCAATTTAAAGTTGGTAATTTCAAGAATGGCACTTGGTATTGCAATACAACCAAAGGTTTGAAATTTACTACGATTGGTCAAACTACTCCTTTCCAATGTGAATATGGTACAGAGCTTGTATACCGTCGTGGTAAATGGTTTGGTTGCTTTCCCCAGTACAAAGATGTTACCCCATCTGGTAGTGATAGGGTGATAGCACTTGACCCTGGTAATCGTACTTTCTTAACTGGTTTTGATGGAGAGAATGTCTTAGAGATTGGTAAGGGAGATATCGGACGCATACAAAGATTGTGTCAGCACCTTGATAATCTAATTAGTCGTTCCACCAAAACAACATGCCGTAAACGTAGAAAGATGCGTATTGCCGCTAACCGTGTGAGAGAAAGAATCCAAAATTTAATTAAGGATTTACACAACAAAGCTGTTAATTTACTTGTTAATGCCTACAAGGTAATTTACTTACCAACATTTGATTCTAGTCAGATGGTAATTAAAAAACGTAATGGGAAGAGACGTAAAATTAACAGTAAGTCTGTACGCCAAATGCTTACCCTTTCTCATTACAAATTTGAGCAACATCTTAAACAAGCTGCATCAAAGAAAGGCGTAATAATCGTTTTATGTAACGAGTCCTACACTTCTAAAACATGCGGTAATTGCGGTCATATTCACCATAAATTAGGTGGAAACAAAGTATTTAAATGCCCTCACTGCGGAATACAAATTAGCCGCGATGTGAACGGCGCACGTAATATTTTATTGCGTGCTTTGCAAGCAACTGCCTTCACCGTGACGTATGATTCTATCGTGCTTTCCGATTCGTGTCTGCGACACGCTACGCGAACGGAATTGACGGATGCCATAGTTAATCACGTTTAG
- the tnpA gene encoding IS200/IS605 family transposase, translating into MVPRKSSHSVFSIHLHFVFVTKYRRKTITASMLERLQKIFANVCIKTKCRLIEFSGEVDHVHLLVDFHPDNNLSVLVGSLKSASSRIIQKEFSEHLSNFYRQPVFWSSSYYVSSTGGAPIEKIKQYIQSQESPNE; encoded by the coding sequence GTGGTTCCCAGAAAAAGCTCTCATTCTGTTTTCTCTATTCACCTACATTTTGTGTTTGTAACCAAGTACAGACGCAAAACAATAACCGCTTCAATGTTGGAACGGTTGCAAAAAATATTTGCAAATGTCTGTATAAAAACCAAGTGCAGACTAATCGAGTTTTCAGGCGAAGTGGATCATGTTCATTTGCTAGTTGATTTCCACCCAGATAACAACTTATCCGTTCTTGTAGGTAGTCTAAAATCAGCATCAAGCAGAATTATTCAGAAAGAATTCTCAGAACATCTATCTAATTTTTATCGTCAACCTGTTTTTTGGTCTAGTTCATATTATGTCTCTTCTACTGGCGGCGCACCAATTGAAAAAATTAAGCAATATATACAATCTCAAGAATCCCCAAATGAATGA
- a CDS encoding transposase: MTFRLYPNKQIEQSLRYHRKLHKDLYNAAIYNRFTQYQKFNHKVDYFEQQNCLPEFKEVWTEYKEINSQALQATLKRVDFAFQRWFAGLGKRPKYKSIRHYSGWTYPAKTGYSVESNGENGYLNLSKIGRIQMRGQAKYWGTPTTCTIVFRNNKWYASITVDVLDQVLKPENLPTGAIGIDLGCISALSITDGLNHQQIEAPKFLRNAEHQIKKASKEKRRKRAPNRKKKIKASRRWKKAQNKVSKLTRKVANQRQNWVHQVAAEIVSGNSFIATEKLEVKNMTSSAKKGKRKKQKAGLNKSILDVGFGMLRSAIKYKVEQIGGVFVEVPTLKVRPSQTCPKCGHQHKKTLDVRVHECSVCGYRQDRDIAAAEVMLYWAKGTLPESGTGFVGAEPSSSTSCTRKKAGSMKQLGAKKRQKSTESFARNELRDVETHSSGEANCG; the protein is encoded by the coding sequence ATGACTTTCAGGTTATACCCAAATAAGCAGATAGAGCAGTCTTTGCGGTATCACCGAAAGCTCCATAAAGACTTGTATAATGCTGCTATTTATAACAGATTCACTCAATATCAAAAGTTCAACCACAAGGTTGATTATTTTGAACAACAGAATTGTTTGCCAGAGTTCAAAGAAGTTTGGACAGAGTATAAAGAAATCAATTCTCAAGCTCTACAAGCAACTTTGAAACGTGTTGATTTTGCTTTCCAACGCTGGTTTGCAGGATTGGGTAAACGCCCTAAATACAAGTCAATTCGCCATTATTCTGGCTGGACATATCCAGCTAAAACTGGGTATTCTGTGGAATCTAACGGCGAAAACGGTTACTTGAATCTGTCTAAGATTGGACGCATTCAAATGCGAGGTCAGGCTAAGTATTGGGGAACACCTACTACTTGCACCATTGTTTTTAGAAATAACAAATGGTACGCATCTATTACCGTTGATGTTTTAGACCAAGTTCTCAAACCAGAAAATTTACCAACAGGTGCTATTGGTATAGACTTAGGTTGTATTTCAGCATTGTCAATTACTGATGGTCTAAATCATCAACAGATTGAAGCTCCCAAGTTTTTGAGAAATGCAGAACATCAAATCAAAAAAGCGTCTAAGGAGAAGAGGCGTAAACGCGCACCAAATAGAAAAAAGAAGATTAAGGCTTCTAGAAGATGGAAAAAAGCCCAAAATAAAGTTAGTAAACTAACTCGTAAAGTTGCTAACCAGCGTCAAAATTGGGTACATCAAGTTGCAGCAGAAATTGTCAGCGGTAATAGCTTCATTGCAACTGAGAAACTAGAAGTAAAGAACATGACAAGTTCGGCTAAGAAAGGTAAGCGTAAAAAGCAAAAAGCAGGTTTGAATAAGTCAATACTTGACGTAGGTTTTGGAATGCTACGCAGTGCCATCAAGTACAAAGTTGAGCAAATTGGTGGTGTATTTGTTGAAGTTCCAACCCTGAAGGTAAGGCCTAGTCAAACCTGCCCCAAATGCGGTCATCAGCACAAGAAAACACTCGATGTTAGAGTTCACGAGTGTAGTGTTTGTGGATATCGTCAAGACCGAGATATCGCCGCTGCCGAGGTAATGCTTTACTGGGCTAAAGGCACTCTACCGGAGTCAGGAACTGGCTTCGTAGGCGCAGAGCCATCTAGCTCTACTTCATGTACTCGTAAAAAAGCGGGAAGCATGAAGCAACTAGGGGCAAAGAAGCGTCAAAAATCTACAGAAAGCTTTGCTAGAAACGAACTGAGGGACGTAGAAACCCACAGTTCAGGCGAAGCCAACTGTGGGTAG
- a CDS encoding THxN family PEP-CTERM protein, with protein MNKKLNVLGVAATLAMSIGYTGMAQAATVTTSGTWTSAVGTQSPIGGIGTNQISWGTAATGNGQSGYNFTGESNVTAPLNGSSFLLGTFTHFNWPITGNTLANANLGVNFTGAFNKTFNFAFSHNETPNNVPGTVCPATPGYSEPCPDVVSIPSLSSTELVSIGGFDYNLTIEGFKPDASSSPVSQFITIEQRANSAGLYGKLVQVQATPPSPNVPEPMTILGSATALVFGGVLKRKQSQAQKEKVNA; from the coding sequence ATGAACAAAAAATTGAACGTTCTGGGCGTAGCTGCCACCTTGGCAATGTCCATCGGCTATACTGGTATGGCACAAGCTGCAACTGTCACCACTAGCGGTACTTGGACTTCCGCAGTTGGTACTCAAAGTCCTATCGGTGGGATTGGTACTAACCAGATTAGCTGGGGTACGGCTGCTACTGGGAATGGACAAAGCGGATACAACTTTACTGGTGAAAGTAATGTAACTGCGCCATTAAACGGTAGTTCTTTTTTACTAGGGACATTTACACACTTCAACTGGCCTATCACCGGTAACACTCTTGCCAACGCCAATTTAGGGGTCAATTTTACTGGTGCTTTCAATAAAACCTTCAACTTCGCGTTTAGCCACAACGAGACCCCTAATAACGTCCCAGGAACTGTGTGTCCTGCGACCCCTGGATATTCCGAACCCTGTCCTGATGTCGTTTCCATTCCCTCTCTGAGTTCTACAGAGTTGGTCAGCATTGGTGGGTTTGATTATAACCTGACTATCGAAGGGTTCAAACCAGACGCTAGCTCCAGCCCAGTCTCTCAATTCATCACCATAGAACAACGGGCAAACAGCGCTGGACTCTATGGTAAGTTGGTGCAAGTCCAAGCTACTCCTCCTTCTCCTAACGTTCCTGAACCTATGACCATTCTTGGTTCAGCTACAGCTTTGGTATTTGGTGGAGTTCTCAAACGCAAGCAGTCTCAGGCTCAAAAAGAAAAGGTTAATGCTTAA
- a CDS encoding prephenate/arogenate dehydrogenase, translated as MKIGILGLGLIGGSLGFDLRSQGHQVFGVSRRQSTCQKAIALGSVDQASVDLSLLAAAEIVFICTPLSLIVTQVEQLITYLSPTTILTDVGSVKAPIVKAISPLWDHFIGGHPMAGTADSGIEAAQRNLFVARPYVLTPIPTTPTDTIAVVENIVRSLGSNIYHCEPEQHDRAVSWISHLPAMVSSSLIAACMNETDLEVLKLAQQLASSGFRDTSRVGGGNPELRLMMARYNRQALLGSLQQYQQNLAELIDLIDQENWPVLEHKLKLTQQARPDFVD; from the coding sequence ATGAAAATTGGTATTTTAGGACTGGGACTGATAGGTGGATCTTTGGGCTTTGATTTGCGATCGCAAGGACATCAGGTCTTTGGGGTTAGCCGCCGACAATCAACCTGTCAAAAGGCGATCGCCCTTGGCAGTGTCGATCAGGCATCTGTGGATCTTAGCCTGTTAGCTGCTGCTGAGATCGTATTTATTTGTACACCTCTATCACTTATTGTGACCCAAGTTGAACAGTTAATCACTTATTTGTCTCCCACAACGATTTTGACTGATGTCGGTTCAGTAAAAGCACCGATAGTTAAGGCGATTTCTCCCCTTTGGGATCATTTTATCGGTGGACATCCAATGGCGGGAACCGCAGATAGTGGTATAGAAGCTGCACAACGAAATTTATTTGTGGCGCGGCCTTATGTACTTACACCCATTCCCACAACACCAACTGATACAATTGCCGTTGTCGAGAACATTGTGCGATCGCTTGGATCTAATATCTACCATTGTGAACCAGAACAACATGACCGCGCTGTTAGCTGGATTTCACATTTACCTGCAATGGTCAGTTCTTCATTGATTGCAGCTTGTATGAATGAAACCGACCTGGAGGTTTTAAAGTTAGCACAACAGCTAGCTAGTTCAGGGTTTCGCGATACCAGCCGTGTCGGTGGCGGTAATCCAGAGTTGCGCCTGATGATGGCGCGTTACAATCGTCAAGCATTGCTGGGGTCACTGCAACAATATCAGCAAAATTTGGCTGAATTGATTGACTTAATTGACCAGGAAAATTGGCCGGTTTTAGAACACAAGTTGAAATTAACTCAACAGGCGCGTCCTGATTTTGTTGATTAG